A stretch of Triticum aestivum cultivar Chinese Spring chromosome 1D, IWGSC CS RefSeq v2.1, whole genome shotgun sequence DNA encodes these proteins:
- the LOC123181708 gene encoding cell division control protein 48 homolog E-like has protein sequence MASQGDASGKKDYSTAILERKKSPNRLVVDEATNDENSTVALHPDTMDSLELFHGDIVLLKGKKRKDTVCILLPDDTCDKTKVRMNKVVRKNLRVRLGDVVSVHQCPDVKYGKRVHVLPVDDTVEGIAGNLFEAFLRPYFLEAYRPLRKGDLFLVRGGMTSVEFKVVETDPAEYCIVASDTEIFCDGEPVKREDEERLDDVGYDDVGGVRKQMAQIRELVELPLRHPQLFKCIGVKPPKGILLYGPPGTGKTLIARAVANETGAFFFLINGPEIMSKMAGESESNLRKAFEEAEKNAPAIIFIDEIDSIAPKRDKTNGEVERRIVSQLLTLMDGLKSRAHVIVMGATNRPNSIDPALRRFGRFDREIDIGVPDEVGRLEVLRIHTKNMKLAEDVELEHVSRDTHGYVGADLAALCTEAALQCIREKMDVIDLEDDTIDAEILNSMAVTNDHFKIALGTSNPSALRETVVEVPNVSWEDIGGLEGVKRDLQETVQYPVEYPEKFEKFGMSPSKGVLFYGPPGCGKTLLAKAIANECQANFISIKGPELLTMWFGESEANVREIFDKARGSAPCVLFFDELDSIATQRGNSVGDAGGAADRVLNQLLTEMDGMNAKKTVFIIGATNRPDIIDPALLRPGRLDQLIYIPLPDVESRLQIFRACLRKSPVAKDVDLNALAKYTQGFSGADITEICQRACKYAIRENIEKDMEKERRLKENPEAMEEDEVDEIKAAHFEESMRYARRSVSDADIRKYQAFAQTLQQSRGFGSEFRFADQPATGTTAVTDPFASSATAAEEDDLYS, from the coding sequence ATGGCGAGCCAGGGCGACGCGAGCGGGAAAAAGGACTACTCCACGGCGATCCTGGAGAGGAAGAAGTCGCCGAACCGGCTGGTGGTCGACGAGGCGACCAACGACGAGAACTCCACCGTCGCCCTGCACCCGGACACCATGGACAGCCTCGAGCTCTTCCACGGCGACATCGTCCTGCTTAAGGGCAAGAAGCGGAAGGACACGGTCTGCATTCTGCTTCCAGACGACACCTGCGACAAGACCAAGGTCCGGATGAACAAGGTCGTCCGGAAGAACCTGAGGGTCCGGCTGGGCGACGTCGTCTCCGTCCATCAGTGCCCGGACGTCAAATACGGGAAGCGTGTCCACGTACTCCCCGTCGACGACACCGTCGAAGGGATCGCCGGAAACCTGTTCGAAGCCTTCCTGAGACCCTACTTCCTCGAGGCCTATCGTCCTCTCAGGAAAGGAGACCTGTTCCTGGTGAGAGGCGGCATGACGAGCGTGGAGTTCAAGGTTGTGGAGACCGACCCCGCGGAGTACTGCATCGTCGCCTCTGACACGGAGATATTCTGTGACGGCGAGCCTGTCAAGCGGGAGGACGAGGAGAGGCTCGACGACGTCGGCTACGACGATGTCGGCGGAGTCAGGAAGCAGATGGCCCAGATCAGAGAGCTGGTTGAGCTCCCACTGCGCCACCCCCAGCTGTTCAAGTGCATCGGTGTGAAGCCTCCAAAGGGCATCCTGCTGTATGGGCCACCTGGGACCGGCAAGACCCTCATTGCCAGAGCTGTGGCTAATGAAACAGGCGCCTTCTTCTTCCTGATCAATGGCCCGGAGATCATGTCGAAGATGGCCGGAGAGAGCGAGAGCAACCTCAGGAAGGCGTTTGAAGAGGCCGAGAAGAATGCGCCGGCCATCATCTTCATCGATGAGATCGATTCCATAGCACCAAAGAGAGACAAGACCAACGGAGAGGTCGAAAGGCGTATCGTTTCGCAGCTGCTCACTCTCATGGATGGGCTTAAGTCCCGTGCACATGTTATTGTCATGGGCGCTACCAACCGCCCAAACAGCATCGACCCTGCTCTCAGAAGGTTTGGGAGGTTTGACCGGGAGATCGACATTGGAGTCCCCGATGAAGTTGGGCGGCTTGAGGTTCTTCGGATTCACACCAAAAACATGAAGCTAGCTGAAGATGTTGAACTGGAGCATGTCTCGAGGGACACTCATGGGTATGTCGGCGCTGATCTCGCCGCCCTTTGTACCGAGGCTGCTCTCCAGTGCATTCGCGAGAAGATGGATGTTATCGACCTCGAGGATGACACCATTGATGCGGAGATACTGAATTCTATGGCTGTCACCAACGACCATTTCAAGATTGCACTAGGGACAAGCAACCCTTCCGCCCTTCGTGAAACTGTCGTGGAAGTTCCAAATGTCTCTTGGGAAGATATTGGCGGTCTGGAGGGTGTCAAAAGGGACCTGCAGGAGACCGTCCAGTATCCGGTGGAGTACCCAGAGAAGTTTGAGAAGTTTGGCATGTCTCCCTCCAAAGGTGTTCTGTTCTACGGCCCTCCGGGCTGTGGCAAGACCTTGTTGGCCAAGGCGATTGCTAATGAGTGCCAGGCTAACTTCATCAGCATCAAAGGACCGGAGCTGCTTACCATGTGGTTTGGTGAGAGCGAGGCCAATGTGCGTGAGATTTTCGACAAGGCCAGGGGGTCGGCACCATGTGTCCTCTTCTTCGATGAGCTCGACTCGATTGCCACCCAGAGAGGAAACAGTGTAGGCGATGCCGGAGGTGCCGCTGATAGGGTGCTGAACCAGCTTCTCACCGAGATGGACGGAATGAATGCCAAGAAAACCGTGTTCATCATCGGCGCCACCAACAGGCCAGACATCATAGACCCTGCCTTGCTTAGGCCGGGGCGCCTTGATCAGCTTATCTACATTCCTCTGCCTGACGTTGAATCCAGGCTCCAGATCTTCAGGGCCTGCCTTAGGAAGTCTCCTGTGGCCAAGGACGTCGACCTGAATGCGCTCGCCAAATACACGCAAGGGTTCAGCGGCGCAGACATCACGGAAATCTGCCAGCGTGCGTGCAAATACGCCATCAGAGAGAACATTGAGAAGGACATGGAAAAGGAGAGGCGGCTGAAGGAAAACCCTGAAGCCATGGAGGAAGACGAGGTGGACGAGATCAAGGCTGCTCACTTCGAGGAGAGCATGAGATATGCACGCCGGAGTGTGAGCGACGCTGATATTCGCAAATACCAGGCCTTTGCTCAGACGCTGCAGCAGTCCCGCGGTTTCGGCAGTGAGTTCCGGTTCGCTGATCAGCCAGCAACAGGCACTACCGCCGTGACAGATCCTTTCGCATCCTCTGCCACGGCAGCTGAAGAAGATGATTTGTATAGTTAA